A genome region from bacterium includes the following:
- a CDS encoding macro domain-containing protein, with amino-acid sequence MEILIKHTALQLRAGDLTEMKVDAIVNAANSALQLGGGVAGAIRRKGGPRIQQECDRIGGTPVGTAVLTTGGNLPAKHVIHAVGPRLGEGDEDRKLREATRHALALADQHRLQSIAFPAISTGIFGYPLERCAQVMLSTTREYLQGETGLQQVMFCLWGEEAYAVFESTLRQLQQLGATG; translated from the coding sequence ATGGAAATTCTGATCAAGCACACCGCGCTGCAATTGCGCGCAGGCGACCTCACCGAGATGAAGGTCGACGCCATCGTCAACGCCGCCAATTCCGCCTTGCAACTCGGTGGGGGCGTGGCCGGCGCGATTCGGCGCAAAGGTGGACCACGCATCCAGCAGGAATGTGACCGGATCGGCGGCACGCCGGTGGGCACTGCCGTCCTCACCACCGGCGGCAACCTGCCGGCCAAACATGTCATTCATGCGGTCGGACCGCGCCTGGGAGAGGGGGACGAAGATCGCAAGCTGCGCGAGGCCACGCGCCATGCGCTTGCGCTTGCCGATCAACACCGCCTTCAGAGCATCGCCTTCCCAGCAATTTCAACCGGCATCTTCGGCTATCCGCTCGAGCGTTGCGCGCAGGTCATGCTGTCAACCACGCGGGAGTATTTGCAGGGCGAGACCGGCTTGCAGCAAGTGATGTTTTGTTTGTGGGGGGAGGAAGCCTATGCGGTGTTTGAATCAACTTTGCGGCAATTGCAGCAACTCGGTGCGACCGGCTGA